The Pseudofrankia inefficax genome window below encodes:
- a CDS encoding helix-turn-helix domain-containing protein: protein MATGPETRLRADARRNRDRIIATAKLAFADDGPDVPMEEIARLAGVGVGTLYRRFPDRDALVVAVVRDSLATALARARTAVAEAEEPARDATGPDLTARPGTAPSGGTGRGPAGAPGSGRAWKTLVHSLSSPRELRLTMRLATLFSPGTAAAVQADPSIQQIRREYAETLDSLVHAAQAEGSLRPDVGAGDVAHLLSLVAYSLNRAPHENAEIAFERARAIVLDGLRAQPAAPLPGRPLTTRDLGPE from the coding sequence ATGGCGACGGGACCCGAGACCCGGTTACGGGCGGACGCACGGCGCAACCGCGACCGGATCATCGCCACCGCGAAGCTGGCCTTCGCCGACGACGGCCCGGACGTGCCCATGGAGGAGATCGCCCGGCTGGCCGGCGTCGGGGTCGGCACGCTCTACCGGCGGTTCCCCGACCGTGACGCCCTCGTCGTCGCCGTCGTCCGCGACAGCCTCGCGACCGCGCTGGCCCGCGCCCGCACCGCGGTCGCCGAGGCCGAGGAGCCGGCCCGCGACGCGACGGGCCCCGACCTCACCGCCCGGCCCGGGACTGCCCCGAGCGGCGGCACCGGCCGTGGGCCGGCAGGCGCGCCGGGTTCAGGGCGAGCCTGGAAGACTCTCGTGCACAGCCTGAGCAGCCCGCGCGAGCTGCGGCTGACGATGCGGCTGGCCACCCTGTTCTCCCCGGGGACGGCCGCGGCGGTCCAGGCCGACCCGTCGATCCAGCAGATCCGCCGGGAGTACGCCGAGACGCTCGACAGCCTGGTCCACGCGGCGCAGGCCGAGGGGTCGCTGCGTCCGGACGTCGGCGCGGGCGACGTCGCGCACCTGCTCTCGCTGGTCGCCTACAGCCTGAACCGCGCTCCGCACGAGAACGCCGAGATCGCCTTCGAGCGCGCCCGCGCGATCGTCCTCGACGGCCTGCGCGCCCAGCCCGCCGCCCCGCTGCCCGGCCGCCCGCTCACCACCCGGGACCTCGGGCCGGAGTAG
- a CDS encoding GNAT family N-acetyltransferase: MVRIPDATDPTPVAISHATLADVDELLALWQVAAENDARPTDTREAVRALLTRDREACLVARENGRILGTLVAGWDGWRAHLYRLAVHPDARRRGIAQALLEAAASRLTALGATRLDAMVLEGNELGHAFWRNSGYAPQPEWRRWVKPATSRPA, encoded by the coding sequence GTGGTGCGGATCCCGGATGCCACTGACCCGACGCCGGTCGCCATCAGCCACGCGACGCTTGCCGACGTCGACGAGCTGCTCGCGCTGTGGCAGGTCGCGGCGGAGAACGACGCGCGGCCGACCGACACCCGCGAAGCGGTCCGCGCGCTGCTCACCCGCGACCGCGAGGCCTGCCTGGTCGCGCGGGAGAACGGCCGGATCCTCGGCACTCTGGTCGCAGGTTGGGACGGCTGGCGAGCGCATCTGTATCGCCTGGCAGTGCACCCGGACGCTCGTCGGCGCGGCATCGCGCAGGCCCTGCTGGAAGCGGCCGCGTCGAGGCTGACCGCGCTCGGCGCCACCCGCCTGGACGCGATGGTGCTCGAGGGCAACGAGCTCGGCCACGCCTTCTGGCGAAACTCGGGATACGCACCGCAGCCAGAATGGCGCCGCTGGGTCAAACCAGCCACCAGCCGGCCGGCTTGA
- a CDS encoding acetate--CoA ligase family protein: MSEPGHPELRQVDWSRLFSPKVVAVVGASDTAGSPQRAQWTQVHQRLGALGAEVIPVHPKKPDILGVAAYPSVTALPADPDIVIVLVRDPLPVVEEAVARGAAFVVVFSAGFGELGTAEGDAAEARLKELASGKSRILGPNTNLNIFEPWPTDLPSRKKLAIITQSGYQGRPITQSQALGTGIEIWATIGNEADLEWADFAGYLAEHRPDVGAIATYVEGFQNGESLMLAADACVRAGIPIVAIKIGRSEEGRVMAAAHTGHLTGPDAVHDAVFDQYGIIRVDDLDEVIEISNLFCQTGLLDGPGGIAIYAMSGGTASHVADLFGAAGVRIPKFETSTVDALEKYIPWYLRRDNPVDSGGVITARPENREVLQLMLDDPNTDVLFAPITGVFPGMSDALSRDLIALHQRFLAGEGKPVVAAWISPIRDDSYRALCAAGVPVFHSFNAAVRGLSELGRFSRFVREYRSPFGIETGVPSATERAAGAAAARDLLAGAAGVGLNEADSKKVLAGYGIPVAGERVVGSADDAVAAARELGLPVVMKIVSADIAHKSDLGLVVVGVADEAGVRATYERLLATAASAAPSATLDGVLVAQQVTDAVAEVILGLSHQHPFGPTITFGLGGVFTEVFKDVAFAVPPFDADRARKVIESTKGAMLLHGTRGRPAGDIDALVDVILRLQSLAQDLGDSIAELDINPILVRPAGKGVVAVDALVVPTAT; this comes from the coding sequence ATGTCCGAGCCGGGGCACCCTGAGCTGCGACAGGTCGACTGGTCGCGGCTGTTCTCCCCGAAGGTCGTCGCGGTCGTCGGGGCGTCCGACACCGCGGGCAGCCCGCAGCGGGCCCAGTGGACCCAGGTCCACCAGCGCCTCGGCGCGCTCGGCGCCGAGGTCATCCCGGTGCACCCGAAGAAGCCGGACATCCTCGGGGTGGCGGCGTATCCGAGCGTCACGGCGCTGCCGGCCGACCCGGACATCGTCATCGTGCTGGTCCGTGACCCGCTGCCGGTCGTCGAGGAGGCCGTCGCGCGGGGCGCGGCGTTCGTCGTCGTCTTCTCGGCCGGCTTCGGCGAGCTCGGCACCGCGGAGGGTGACGCCGCCGAGGCTCGGCTGAAGGAGCTGGCCTCAGGTAAGTCGAGAATCCTCGGGCCGAACACCAACCTGAACATCTTCGAGCCCTGGCCGACCGACCTGCCCAGCCGCAAGAAGCTCGCCATCATCACCCAGTCCGGCTACCAGGGCCGGCCGATCACCCAGTCCCAGGCGCTGGGCACCGGCATCGAGATCTGGGCGACGATCGGCAACGAGGCCGACCTGGAATGGGCCGACTTCGCCGGCTACCTCGCCGAGCACCGGCCCGACGTCGGCGCGATCGCCACCTATGTCGAGGGTTTTCAGAACGGCGAGTCCCTGATGCTCGCCGCCGACGCCTGCGTGCGCGCCGGCATCCCGATCGTCGCCATCAAGATCGGCCGTTCCGAGGAGGGCCGGGTGATGGCCGCCGCGCACACCGGCCACCTCACCGGCCCGGACGCCGTGCACGACGCGGTCTTCGACCAGTACGGCATCATCCGGGTCGACGACCTCGACGAGGTCATCGAGATCTCGAACCTGTTCTGCCAGACGGGCCTGCTCGACGGCCCCGGCGGGATCGCGATCTACGCGATGTCCGGCGGCACCGCCTCTCATGTCGCCGACCTCTTCGGCGCCGCCGGGGTGCGGATTCCCAAGTTCGAGACATCGACCGTCGACGCGCTGGAAAAGTACATCCCCTGGTATCTGCGCCGGGACAATCCCGTCGACTCCGGTGGCGTCATCACCGCCCGCCCGGAGAACCGCGAGGTCCTCCAGCTCATGCTCGACGACCCGAACACCGACGTGCTGTTCGCGCCGATCACCGGTGTCTTCCCCGGCATGAGCGACGCCCTTTCCCGGGATCTCATCGCGCTGCACCAGCGGTTTCTCGCGGGCGAGGGCAAGCCGGTCGTCGCCGCCTGGATCTCGCCGATCCGCGACGACTCCTACCGGGCGCTCTGCGCGGCCGGCGTGCCGGTCTTCCACTCGTTCAACGCGGCCGTGCGCGGCCTTTCCGAGCTCGGCCGCTTCTCCCGGTTCGTCCGCGAGTACCGCAGCCCGTTCGGGATCGAGACCGGCGTTCCGTCCGCCACCGAGCGGGCCGCCGGCGCCGCCGCCGCGCGTGACCTGCTCGCCGGCGCCGCCGGGGTGGGCCTGAACGAGGCCGACTCCAAGAAGGTGCTCGCCGGCTACGGCATCCCGGTAGCGGGGGAGCGGGTCGTCGGGTCTGCCGACGACGCCGTCGCCGCGGCGCGCGAGCTCGGCCTCCCGGTCGTGATGAAGATTGTCTCCGCCGACATCGCGCACAAGTCGGACCTCGGCCTCGTCGTGGTCGGGGTGGCCGACGAGGCGGGCGTCCGCGCGACCTACGAGCGCCTGCTCGCCACCGCCGCGTCCGCCGCGCCCTCGGCGACGCTCGACGGGGTGCTGGTCGCGCAGCAGGTCACCGACGCAGTAGCCGAGGTGATCCTCGGCCTGTCCCACCAGCACCCGTTCGGCCCGACCATCACGTTCGGCCTGGGCGGCGTGTTCACCGAGGTCTTCAAGGACGTGGCCTTCGCGGTCCCGCCCTTCGACGCCGACCGGGCGCGGAAGGTCATCGAGTCGACCAAGGGAGCCATGCTGCTCCATGGCACCCGGGGGCGCCCGGCCGGCGACATCGACGCCCTGGTCGACGTCATCCTGCGGCTCCAGTCGCTCGCGCAGGACCTCGGCGACTCGATCGCCGAGCTCGACATCAACCCCATCCTGGTCCGCCCCGCCGGCAAGGGCGTGGTGGCCGTGGACGCCCTCGTGGTCCCGACGGCGACCTGA
- a CDS encoding enoyl-CoA hydratase/isomerase family protein codes for MTSSAVIEGVEGADVPPPEVTLDISDGIATITLNRPDAGNALTGDQREAIISWLDRFNEDPTVRCVVLTATGRFFCTGADLRNSAPPPARPDDVPEKLVGDVRRSMLRGAIRLIHAILDCEKPVIAAVNGTAAGIGAHIAFACDLVIATEKAKFIEVFARRGLAVDGLGTWLLPRLVGLTRARELVLLAEDVTADRAEQIGLITRSVPAEEFAPTVADIARRLADGPTRAHSANKWLLNRSLDVDRHTLAQEEAWIVDVLSNTVDAGEGVASFVERRPTRFRGF; via the coding sequence ATGACCAGCTCGGCCGTCATCGAGGGTGTCGAAGGGGCTGACGTTCCGCCCCCGGAGGTCACCCTCGACATCTCCGACGGGATCGCCACGATCACGCTGAACCGACCCGACGCAGGGAACGCGCTGACCGGCGACCAACGCGAGGCGATCATCAGCTGGCTGGACCGGTTCAACGAGGACCCGACCGTGCGCTGCGTCGTGCTGACCGCGACCGGACGGTTCTTCTGCACCGGCGCCGACCTGCGCAACTCCGCGCCACCGCCGGCCCGGCCGGACGACGTCCCGGAGAAGCTCGTCGGCGACGTCCGGCGCAGCATGCTGCGTGGCGCGATCCGGCTGATCCACGCGATTCTCGACTGCGAGAAGCCGGTGATCGCGGCCGTCAACGGCACCGCCGCCGGCATCGGCGCGCACATCGCCTTCGCCTGCGACCTCGTGATCGCCACCGAGAAGGCGAAGTTCATCGAGGTCTTCGCCCGCCGCGGCCTGGCCGTGGACGGGCTGGGCACCTGGCTGTTGCCCCGGCTCGTCGGCCTCACCCGGGCGCGTGAGCTGGTGCTGCTCGCCGAGGACGTCACGGCGGACCGGGCCGAGCAGATCGGGCTGATCACCCGGTCCGTGCCGGCCGAGGAGTTCGCGCCGACCGTCGCCGACATCGCCAGACGGCTCGCGGACGGACCGACCAGGGCGCATTCCGCCAACAAATGGCTGCTCAACCGCTCCCTCGACGTCGACCGGCACACCCTCGCGCAGGAGGAGGCCTGGATCGTCGACGTGCTGTCCAACACGGTCGACGCCGGCGAGGGCGTCGCGAGCTTCGTCGAGCGCAGGCCCACGCGCTTCCGCGGCTTCTGA
- a CDS encoding acyl-CoA dehydrogenase family protein, with product MHFDLDEDALALRATVRDLCVEYLPLERTRDWTDAASFGRDAWRTLAELGAFTMTQPAERGGLELGVAEAGLVFQVLGAELVPGPLVAAALVADLDDRVATGEALVTVVTRPPAGSGPARSGGPWVIPHLDLAEAVYVLDDEGVSRVEAAAIDGQAVPKPLDPATPVWLADVVPAGERVGGPELARAWQLRGSVLSSALLAGNAERTVDLATAYARQREQFGRVIGGFQAVKHLLAEAFTRAEVARVAVDAAAVALDDAALDDATGDLADDLADPTANPVRAVAGARVLAARAASQNAKTAIQVHGGMGFTWETTIHLFLKRAWLLQNAFTTPEEAADTVANSLNRPVGARR from the coding sequence ATGCACTTCGATCTTGACGAGGACGCCCTCGCCCTGCGGGCGACCGTCCGCGACCTGTGCGTCGAGTACCTCCCGCTGGAGCGGACCCGAGACTGGACGGACGCCGCGAGCTTCGGGCGGGACGCCTGGCGCACGCTCGCGGAGCTGGGCGCGTTCACGATGACCCAGCCGGCGGAACGCGGCGGACTGGAGCTGGGTGTCGCCGAGGCCGGCCTGGTCTTCCAGGTGCTCGGCGCCGAGCTGGTACCCGGGCCGCTGGTCGCGGCGGCGCTGGTCGCCGACCTTGACGACCGGGTCGCCACCGGCGAGGCCCTCGTGACCGTCGTGACCAGGCCACCAGCGGGCTCCGGCCCGGCCCGCTCCGGCGGCCCCTGGGTGATCCCGCATCTCGACCTCGCCGAGGCGGTCTACGTCCTGGACGACGAGGGCGTGTCGCGGGTCGAGGCCGCCGCGATCGACGGCCAGGCGGTGCCGAAACCACTCGACCCGGCGACCCCGGTCTGGCTGGCCGACGTCGTCCCAGCCGGGGAGCGGGTCGGCGGCCCGGAGCTCGCGCGGGCCTGGCAGCTGCGCGGCTCGGTGCTCAGCTCGGCGCTGCTCGCCGGCAACGCCGAGCGGACCGTCGACCTCGCGACCGCCTACGCCAGGCAGCGAGAGCAGTTCGGCCGGGTGATCGGCGGCTTCCAGGCGGTCAAGCACCTGCTCGCCGAGGCGTTCACCCGCGCCGAGGTCGCCCGGGTCGCCGTCGACGCGGCGGCTGTAGCTCTCGACGACGCAGCCCTGGACGACGCCACCGGCGATCTGGCGGACGACCTCGCCGACCCGACCGCGAATCCGGTCCGCGCTGTCGCCGGCGCCCGGGTGCTGGCCGCGCGGGCCGCGTCCCAGAACGCGAAGACGGCGATCCAGGTCCACGGCGGCATGGGCTTCACCTGGGAGACCACCATTCACCTCTTCCTGAAGCGGGCGTGGCTCCTGCAGAACGCGTTCACCACTCCCGAGGAGGCGGCCGACACGGTCGCGAACTCCCTCAACCGACCGGTCGGAGCGCGGCGATGA
- a CDS encoding acyl-CoA dehydrogenase family protein, which yields MRLRDSESDARFRKEVRAWLAENSPALGPPPPYGDWPAKKAYDQRWQRMLFDAGYAGIDWPAAYGGRGATASEQLIFLAESAAAGAPDLGVHFVGQLHAGPTLIAEATDAQRAFHLPKILRGESIWCQGFSEPGAGSDLAALRTRAVRDGDHYVVNGSKIWTSYGFAADYCELLVRTDPDAGKHRGISWLIMPMDTPGIDVRPLRTIQGESEFAEMFLDDVRIPVENLVGRENDGWRVAMVTFSFERGTALVRELLTAMTMVEELAALAKTLGHGQGGTAWDDDAIRREIGQVAAELDAMWALTRRNVTRAAGGGGVPPAGGSAFKLTYSEALHHFGEVAMKVLERYAVSLDDLELPGGATLPAGRHLLEHLHAFAISIGAGTSQIQKNILAERVLGLPRER from the coding sequence ATGCGGCTGCGGGACTCCGAGTCCGATGCGAGGTTCCGCAAGGAGGTGCGCGCCTGGCTGGCCGAGAACTCACCGGCCCTCGGGCCGCCGCCCCCCTACGGTGACTGGCCGGCCAAGAAGGCCTACGACCAGCGCTGGCAGCGGATGCTCTTCGACGCCGGGTACGCGGGCATCGACTGGCCCGCGGCCTACGGCGGCCGTGGCGCCACCGCGTCCGAGCAGCTGATCTTCCTGGCCGAGTCGGCCGCGGCCGGCGCTCCCGACCTGGGCGTGCACTTCGTCGGCCAGCTGCACGCCGGCCCGACGCTGATCGCCGAGGCGACCGACGCGCAGCGGGCGTTCCACCTGCCGAAGATCCTGCGCGGCGAGTCGATCTGGTGCCAGGGCTTCTCCGAGCCGGGCGCCGGCAGCGACCTGGCCGCCCTGCGGACCCGCGCGGTCCGCGACGGCGACCACTACGTCGTCAACGGCAGCAAGATCTGGACGTCGTACGGCTTCGCCGCCGACTACTGCGAGCTGCTGGTCCGGACCGACCCGGACGCCGGCAAGCACCGCGGCATCAGCTGGCTGATCATGCCGATGGACACCCCCGGCATCGACGTCCGGCCGCTGCGCACGATCCAGGGCGAGAGCGAGTTCGCCGAGATGTTCCTGGATGACGTGCGCATTCCGGTCGAGAACCTGGTCGGCCGGGAGAACGACGGCTGGCGGGTCGCGATGGTGACCTTCAGCTTCGAGCGCGGCACGGCCCTGGTCCGCGAGCTGCTCACCGCGATGACCATGGTCGAGGAGCTGGCCGCGCTGGCGAAGACGCTTGGGCACGGTCAGGGGGGCACCGCCTGGGACGACGACGCGATCCGCCGGGAGATCGGCCAGGTCGCGGCCGAGCTGGACGCGATGTGGGCGTTGACCCGGCGCAACGTGACCCGGGCGGCCGGCGGCGGTGGAGTCCCGCCGGCGGGCGGCTCGGCGTTCAAGCTGACCTACTCGGAGGCGCTGCACCACTTCGGCGAGGTCGCCATGAAGGTGCTGGAGCGTTACGCGGTCAGCCTGGACGACCTGGAGCTGCCCGGCGGCGCGACGCTGCCGGCCGGGCGGCACCTGCTGGAGCACCTGCACGCCTTCGCGATCAGCATCGGCGCCGGCACCTCGCAGATCCAGAAGAACATCCTCGCCGAGCGGGTCCTCGGCCTGCCCCGGGAGCGCTGA
- a CDS encoding amidohydrolase family protein, translating to MTDLATDQARPGLEADLDASVVARIPDIVDMDAHVVEPPDVWSSRLPAKYREAGPRILHAPAGEVKLVGSSYIEAPGTEGPEVAWWSYEGKLTSLKRYIAAAGVPADEVTMDGITYADMRPGCWKVPDRLADMDLNGVHAQLAFPNYPRFCGQMFLWGQDKELSKLCVEAYNDWMVDEWCGTSGGRLLPLCLVPLWDVELAAAEVRRNAARGVRAVAFSELPAYLNLPSLHSRYWDPFFAACEETGTVVAMHIGSGTKTPQTSPDAPEAVQATILFGNSAASLVDFLFAGVPHRFPNLKLLYAEAQIGWIPYVLDRADDVWLTHRGWAHGQQNCPEPPSTYYRRQVYSCFFKDPVGVDLLDRVGVDNVVFETDYPHQDGTWPDSKKAAARQFGHLPQADINKIARDNAASLLGLTLPTP from the coding sequence ATGACAGACCTCGCGACAGACCAGGCGAGGCCGGGCCTCGAGGCCGACCTCGACGCCTCGGTCGTGGCCAGAATCCCGGACATCGTCGACATGGACGCCCATGTCGTGGAGCCGCCGGACGTGTGGAGCTCACGGCTGCCCGCGAAGTACCGCGAGGCCGGGCCGCGCATCCTGCACGCCCCGGCCGGCGAGGTGAAGCTCGTCGGGTCCAGCTACATCGAGGCGCCGGGCACCGAAGGCCCCGAGGTGGCCTGGTGGAGCTACGAGGGCAAGCTGACCAGCCTCAAGCGGTACATCGCGGCCGCCGGGGTCCCGGCCGACGAGGTCACCATGGACGGCATCACGTACGCCGACATGCGGCCCGGCTGCTGGAAGGTCCCGGACCGGCTCGCCGACATGGACCTCAACGGGGTCCACGCGCAGCTGGCGTTCCCGAACTACCCGCGCTTCTGCGGCCAGATGTTCCTGTGGGGCCAGGACAAGGAGCTCTCGAAGCTCTGCGTCGAGGCCTACAACGACTGGATGGTCGACGAGTGGTGCGGCACGTCCGGCGGACGGCTGCTGCCGCTGTGCCTGGTGCCGCTGTGGGACGTCGAGCTCGCCGCCGCCGAGGTGCGCCGCAACGCGGCCCGGGGCGTGCGCGCGGTCGCGTTCAGCGAGCTGCCGGCCTACCTGAACCTGCCGAGCCTGCACTCCCGCTACTGGGACCCGTTCTTCGCCGCCTGCGAGGAGACCGGGACCGTCGTCGCGATGCACATCGGCTCCGGGACGAAGACCCCGCAGACCTCCCCCGACGCGCCGGAGGCCGTGCAGGCGACGATCCTGTTCGGCAACAGCGCGGCGAGCCTGGTCGACTTCCTGTTCGCCGGGGTGCCGCACCGGTTCCCGAACCTGAAGCTGCTGTACGCCGAGGCGCAGATCGGCTGGATCCCCTACGTGCTCGACCGCGCGGACGACGTCTGGCTGACCCACCGGGGCTGGGCGCACGGCCAGCAGAACTGCCCGGAGCCGCCGTCGACGTACTACCGCCGGCAGGTCTACAGCTGCTTCTTCAAGGACCCGGTCGGCGTCGACCTGCTGGACCGGGTGGGTGTCGACAACGTGGTGTTCGAGACCGACTACCCGCATCAGGACGGCACCTGGCCGGACTCGAAGAAGGCGGCGGCGCGCCAGTTCGGCCACCTGCCGCAGGCCGACATCAACAAGATCGCCCGTGACAACGCAGCGTCGCTGCTGGGCCTGACGCTCCCGACGCCGTGA
- a CDS encoding enoyl-CoA hydratase/isomerase family protein gives MSADTDPGQPEQAWAARSVPGLDVALDGSALRLTLDRPTKRNAINDVMMAGLIAAVEQAGTDEAVRVIVLRGGGANFCGGADIVARNAAGGARPRAGSIQRRLPYQAHRLIPLIRETQTPVVCAVQGWTTGIGLALAVAADVTIAASDTRFWAPFSERGFTPDSGLTWLLPRRIGEVRARRMLLLGERVDAATAVDWGLVHGTASADEFEATLDDVVGRLATGPTVGLGLTKWLLHAGASNTLDEHLRNEAFGMELSSRSEDFREGLAAFATKRSPDFRGR, from the coding sequence GTGAGCGCGGACACGGATCCCGGGCAGCCGGAGCAGGCCTGGGCGGCGCGGAGCGTTCCGGGGCTGGACGTCGCGCTGGACGGCTCCGCCCTGCGGCTCACGCTGGACCGGCCGACGAAGCGGAACGCGATCAACGACGTCATGATGGCCGGCCTGATCGCGGCCGTGGAGCAGGCCGGGACGGACGAGGCCGTCCGGGTGATCGTGCTGCGCGGCGGCGGGGCGAACTTCTGCGGCGGCGCGGACATCGTGGCCCGCAACGCCGCCGGCGGGGCCAGGCCGCGGGCCGGCTCGATCCAGCGCCGGCTGCCCTACCAGGCACACCGGCTGATCCCGCTGATCCGCGAGACGCAGACCCCGGTGGTATGTGCCGTCCAGGGCTGGACGACCGGTATCGGCCTGGCGCTGGCGGTCGCCGCCGACGTGACGATCGCGGCGAGCGACACCCGGTTCTGGGCGCCGTTCAGCGAGCGCGGCTTCACCCCGGACAGCGGGCTGACCTGGCTGCTGCCACGGCGGATCGGTGAGGTGCGGGCCCGGCGGATGCTGCTGCTCGGCGAGCGGGTCGACGCGGCGACCGCCGTCGACTGGGGCCTCGTCCACGGCACGGCGAGCGCCGACGAGTTCGAGGCGACGCTCGACGACGTCGTCGGGCGGCTCGCCACCGGGCCGACCGTCGGCCTGGGCCTGACGAAATGGCTGCTGCACGCCGGGGCCTCGAACACCCTCGACGAGCACCTGCGCAACGAGGCGTTCGGCATGGAGCTCTCCAGCCGCAGCGAGGACTTCCGGGAGGGGCTGGCCGCCTTCGCGACCAAGCGCTCCCCAGACTTCCGGGGACGGTGA
- a CDS encoding acyl-CoA dehydrogenase family protein encodes MAPGTEPAPGTEPAAGTDTADSGPVPKGAADARGPVGPDGRLLLAADASPDQARALVTEWVEANVPAAWRAAAAGGRAAIRKARSRADYERWYPVFGVSGLVAARWAPEFGGLGLSADAAKAADEVLRPYNLGRLNPLGLANAAAALFAHGTEEQKRRFLPPIVRNEEVWCQLFSEPGAGSDLASLSTRAVREGDNWILTGQKVWTTWGFLADYGVVLARTDPDVPKRNGLTYFLLDMRQPGVEVRSLRHITGEVDFCEVFLDEAVVPDGQRLGAVGDGWRVGNSTLSGERQMVSGSGSGGVDRIGGSGALHLVKLAKDVTAAGRPGGWAEPTVRQEIAKLYSEERIRGWTNERIRARLAAGLAPGPESSIGKVHQGDLNQRTQALAADLLGAHGAAWESELLPGTEHLGADGAPLDPAEVYADSLPHEVRGMLRSRANTIEGGTSEVNKNILAERVLGLPREPDPHRGKPWKDVPRS; translated from the coding sequence ATGGCACCTGGTACTGAACCCGCACCAGGCACGGAGCCGGCGGCTGGCACCGACACAGCGGACAGCGGGCCGGTCCCGAAGGGCGCGGCCGACGCCCGCGGGCCGGTCGGGCCGGACGGGCGGCTGCTGCTCGCCGCGGACGCGTCCCCCGACCAGGCCCGCGCCCTCGTGACCGAGTGGGTCGAGGCGAACGTGCCGGCGGCCTGGCGGGCGGCCGCGGCCGGCGGCCGGGCGGCGATCCGCAAGGCGCGCAGCCGGGCGGACTACGAGCGCTGGTACCCGGTGTTCGGCGTCTCCGGCCTGGTCGCGGCCCGCTGGGCCCCCGAGTTCGGCGGGCTCGGCCTCTCGGCCGACGCCGCGAAGGCCGCCGACGAGGTGCTGCGGCCCTACAACCTGGGCCGGCTGAACCCGCTGGGCCTCGCCAACGCGGCCGCGGCGTTGTTCGCGCACGGGACCGAGGAGCAGAAGCGCCGCTTCCTGCCGCCGATCGTGCGCAACGAGGAGGTCTGGTGCCAGCTGTTCTCCGAGCCGGGCGCCGGTTCCGACCTCGCCTCGCTGTCGACCAGGGCGGTGCGCGAGGGTGACAACTGGATCCTCACCGGCCAGAAGGTCTGGACGACCTGGGGCTTCCTGGCCGACTACGGCGTCGTGCTGGCCCGCACCGACCCGGACGTGCCCAAGCGCAACGGCCTGACCTACTTCCTGCTCGACATGCGCCAGCCGGGCGTCGAGGTGCGCTCGCTGCGGCACATCACCGGCGAGGTCGACTTCTGCGAGGTGTTCCTCGACGAGGCCGTCGTGCCGGACGGCCAGCGCCTCGGCGCGGTCGGCGACGGCTGGCGCGTCGGTAACTCGACCCTGTCCGGCGAGCGGCAGATGGTCTCCGGTTCCGGCTCCGGCGGGGTCGACCGGATCGGCGGCTCGGGCGCTCTGCACCTGGTGAAGCTCGCCAAGGACGTCACCGCGGCCGGCCGGCCGGGTGGCTGGGCCGAGCCGACGGTCCGCCAGGAGATCGCCAAGCTCTACAGCGAGGAGCGGATCCGGGGCTGGACCAACGAGCGGATCCGCGCGCGCCTGGCCGCCGGGCTCGCGCCGGGCCCGGAGAGCTCGATCGGCAAGGTCCACCAGGGCGACCTCAACCAGCGGACCCAGGCGCTGGCCGCGGACCTGCTCGGCGCCCACGGCGCGGCCTGGGAGTCGGAGCTGCTGCCCGGCACCGAGCACCTGGGCGCGGACGGAGCGCCCCTCGACCCGGCCGAGGTCTACGCCGACTCGCTGCCCCACGAGGTCAGGGGGATGCTGCGCAGCCGGGCGAACACCATCGAGGGCGGGACGTCCGAGGTGAACAAGAACATCCTCGCCGAGCGGGTGCTGGGCCTGCCGCGCGAGCCCGACCCGCACCGCGGCAAGCCCTGGAAGGACGTCCCCCGCAGCTGA